AGGAGCGACCGAAAATCCACAGAGGAGGAGACGGAGATTGCGAAGTCGGAGATCGAGAAGGATCGTATAAAAACCCTaagatctagagagagagagagaggatggaggTGAGGTTGCAGTTGGtgtatttgactttttgtgggGATAATTgggggaggaaggaggaagtgaaggaggaaggaggaggaggtttcCCTACACCTCGTTATAGCATCGACCACCGGCCGCCCTCGGACATTGtcttctcgctctctctctctcgtctagAAGGTCAGCCACGAAGGTGAAGCCTGAGAAAATTCATCCGATCGATCGACTTGGATTTTTCATTGAAgtgaataaaataaaggaaggTCCCACAAAAGACGTAGACCACCCCCGCGTACACGGTTGGACCCGGTCTGATTCCCCATCTCTCGTCTGTTGGGACTTTCCACGCGCCAACTACTTTTCTTTCCCTCGACCTGGAAAAAATACCCCAATTAGCTGAAAGCAAaaacacatttcttttttatttgagagACGTGCTTGATGTGAATATTACTTTATTTGCCTTCACATGTCAACAAAGAATATGCCGCTCTCCTGAAATAAACGAAAATCAACTCTTCCTTTCCAGACCCCTACCGTATAATAGCTGCCCCACGTTTCTTTCATTCATTGGCTGTATATTCtgtatgatttttattttatttttttgattgatgcacgagagagagagagagattttgctTGTCATCCTCCTACATTTTAGTCAGTCGACAGATAAGGcgatttcttttgttctagaaTCTGTTGAGTTCAACAATGCAAGGCCTGCGACTACGAGTTCACGCCATATGGTGCTAAAACATATCCTAGACTGTTGCGACTGTTGCAGAGTGCATCGGTCTGGGGTATCCATGATTAAGAAGAAACGCGAGTAAATTTTGCTAGCAAACAACGGTCTGAATCCGCGACGGGTTCATGTGGTGACCTGGGGAGGAGATGCAAGCATTCCCCGGTATCGCATCTGCCTGTCAGGgagggaaaacgttttccatctAATGAAATGGGGCACCGTTCCTGATGTAGGCTTGTCTGAGCCACGGAAAGCAGCAGGTAATTCGTTATTAGTTTTTCCTCAGCAAACGTGCGTGGCACCCCCCATACGTCTGCGTGTCATCAAAGGTGAACAGgaacaacacttcaatttaccacaatctctcttcaatttctttcttaCAGCCCATCGAGTCATCAGACAAACTGATTAAGATAAAAACAACACGAGCACTCCACAAACTCTTCCAAgcaaatataaattattcatgatcccttgaaaagaaaaaacacatcCAGATTAGCAAATAAAGGGAGCATCCACATGGTGGTCGCTGCAGTAGAGGCCAGGGCGCTGGGTGAAGCCCTGGCTCTTCAGCATCTCCCTTGCCCTCATGACAAGATCCTGATTGGTGATTGCACCATCTGTCTCGGCAATCAGGGTCTGGAGGGCATTGCTGAGAGCCCCATATGCTTCGCGGGCATTTCCTGAAGGGCTGGCATCAGCTGAAGTTTGATCGGTCTGGCAACCGCTGATCAGAAGACCACCTTCTGGAAAAGAACGCTTTGTTGTCCCAGCATAAACTTCTTGATTGCTTCCTACTTCTACCTCCATGGCAGGTTTTGCATACCCCTCATCACTGTCTTCCAGCTTCTGCTTGAGAAAATCCTGTGCCAGGCTCCCGACCATGCCCATAAACCCACCTCCGCCTTCCCCATCTCCATGTCCATGTTGGAGTTTGTTCAATATGACTTTCATGAACTTCTTCACCTTAGGACTTGCATCGTCACCAAAGATATCAAAAAGGGCTGGCCTCAACTTACCTACATCGATGTCATCTTTACCCGTCTTCTGCTTAAGTATCTCTATTAGAGTAGAAAGTGGCAACGATCTACTCTTCACATAGCCTCTGTCACCATAAGCGCTTTCCACCTCTTGCTCCTCCTCTTCACCATGATGCCGATGGTGACGGAGTGCCGAAGGGATATGAATCCCCCGAGACTCGAGTTTATCTTGCATGGTCTGCTTCAGGAAGCTTGTGAATCCAGAACCAGAGTCTGATGAGCCATCCTCTTGATTCCTAGTGCTCTCGCCGATCTGCTCCTTAGCTTGCTCAATAAGACCACCGCTGTGGCAGGAGTCGGACACAATTGTGAGGCGGCAACCTTCAGGGACTTGGTCGACAAACTCCCTGAAATCATCATCTGTTGTGCAATACTGGCGAGTCAGCCTTTGTGACTAGGATCGAATGGACTTCACAAATTATGACTAAGAACACGATACGTGTGAAAGGATGGACAAATGAAATCACAAGACTCAGGAACTAATATCAAGCTGTCTTCACAAGGTGCCATCTCAAGATCAAATCAGAAACCTGGCCGACAGCCAATGTCATggagagaaaaattcaaaagcatTCTAGCCTAGAGCCAAATACGAAATTAAACAATCGCAGGGTCGAACTAAGTAACTAAAAGGCAATGATGATATATGCCACATACTATGTAGCAATAAAGCTGCAGATATTGATCCACGAGAGATGATGTTAATTACATTACATGTCGTTTTGCAACGATAGAAGTATCTGGGCAGCTCGCGAGTTCACAGGGGGGCACGGAGAAGTACAACTTCTCTCTTCTCTATATCAGAACCAGCTCATTCTATCCATAGGGATCAGACTAGACAAGGATGAGCGACTTCGTCCGCACAGTTGACATTGAAAACAACGGATCGCACAAAAACTGAGCGAGCTTTACCCACAGGGTCCAACAAATCTTGTGCTGCTATGTCAGAGATTCGGTTCACATAAATCGATCCAAGCATATTGAAATTGGTCAGATGAATGAACTTCTGGATCCTCGATCGCAGAGGATCCACTTGCACAGGGATcggatgagaaaaaaaaaaaaaggtgaaaaaacaCGCTCGATTCGGTTCCGATCGGATAATTCCCACtccgtaaaaggaaaaaaaaagaagaggagatcgATCCCCATATCTTCCCTCCTCGGATGACCTGTTCGGTAGCCGAGTAGAATAGCTAGAGAGGCCAAGCAAATTGGAGGCGATCGACgtaaaagagagggagggaggaggaggaggagggtacCGACCGGTGATGAGATTCATGTCGCAAGGGACGATGCACTCGTCGTAGCCGGTGTCGTCCTCCTCGCCGGTCTCGGCGGGGAGGCGGGTGCCGTGGCCGCTGTAGTGGACGAAGAGGAAGTCGCCGGGCTGGGCGGAGCGGACGAGGTCGGCGAGGGCGCGGCGGATGTTCTTGCCGGTGGGCTGGACGTAGGAGTCGTCGACGTCGATGAGGAGGGTGATGTCGTCCTCGGAGAAGCCGTAGCGCTCGACGAGGCAGCGGTGCATCCGCTTGACGTCGTTGATGCAGCCCTTGAGCTCGGCCTTGGTGCCCGGGTAGTTGCACCCGATCAGCACCGCTTTCCTCGCCATTCTCACGCTCCGGTTCCTCGCGTGCGCGTGCTTGCGATCGAGAGGTGGATCTGGAACTCCCGTTCAGGATCGGAAAGATGGATGGGGAGACAAGGGTTCGCGCATTAATGAGGGACCCGCTGCTGTGAAGAATTCCGATGGATTATGGCGTCCCCGCGGTGAGTGCGTGTCCGCGTGTGGGTGGTGCGGGGGAGTGTTGACTGTCGGCAAACGAGAAAGGAGGGGAGCGGAAACGATAAAGTGGGGATGGATGATGATGggcttttctctcttctctctctggtGATTACCACAGGGACGTGCTGCCCTGTCACAATTCCTCACTGAATTTTGCTAAAATCGCCTTTTTCCCgaattattcatgaaaaaataaaaaaatttataatattaattaagaAGAACAAGAGGAATGATAGGACGCCGGGGGAATCGTCCTCGCGCATTTCGGATCGTTCGTTGATCCCCAGGCGCGGTGCTTCGGCCCCAAAAACCAGAGGAGTGAACAGGACATTGTTGGATTACACGGATCTGACCTTGACCCTTAATCttctattttatcttatttgtaCGTGACTATCATCTAAACGTcgttattttgatctcaatatAAAATCATTAAGGATAGATCTAACCGTCCTTGTCGGGTAGATCCATTTCTTAGAGTTCCGCTTTATTTGGCTTTCTCAAATCCTGTTAGCTAATCAGATCTAGTATCTGTTAAAAAATATATCTCTTGAATGCCATGTAGACATGACTTTACATCCTCTACAATTATGAGGGGCTCAATTATTAAACCTgtcaaaatgagtcataaatctatttctCAATTCATATTTAATGAACATAATTATtatataagctttttttttaaaattttttttaccaaatgtgtgataaatgagtttgaaatgataaaacctaaaaataatACCGATGTTGATTGGCTTCACAAATTTACCTAGATCCAACTTATTTCTATGACTCTTTTATCCTTGCTTGATCTCTTGCTCGCTCGCTTCACACTTTCACCTTAATCTAtgaatgagttttttttttttttttgtgtattattaaatataaaagtttTTAAC
The window above is part of the Eucalyptus grandis isolate ANBG69807.140 chromosome 6, ASM1654582v1, whole genome shotgun sequence genome. Proteins encoded here:
- the LOC104451040 gene encoding metacaspase-4; translation: MARKAVLIGCNYPGTKAELKGCINDVKRMHRCLVERYGFSEDDITLLIDVDDSYVQPTGKNIRRALADLVRSAQPGDFLFVHYSGHGTRLPAETGEEDDTGYDECIVPCDMNLITDDDFREFVDQVPEGCRLTIVSDSCHSGGLIEQAKEQIGESTRNQEDGSSDSGSGFTSFLKQTMQDKLESRGIHIPSALRHHRHHGEEEEQEVESAYGDRGYVKSRSLPLSTLIEILKQKTGKDDIDVGKLRPALFDIFGDDASPKVKKFMKVILNKLQHGHGDGEGGGGFMGMVGSLAQDFLKQKLEDSDEGYAKPAMEVEVGSNQEVYAGTTKRSFPEGGLLISGCQTDQTSADASPSGNAREAYGALSNALQTLIAETDGAITNQDLVMRAREMLKSQGFTQRPGLYCSDHHVDAPFIC